A portion of the Brevundimonas pondensis genome contains these proteins:
- a CDS encoding DmpA family aminopeptidase: MPRRHSLPTALALSGILAASLATGPVAAEPDQARPTIRDLGRAPGVLSPGPLNAITDVAGVRVGQVTLRSGDSVRTGVTAILPHGGDLFRDKVPAGLSVANGFGKLAGATQVQELGEIETPVVLTNTLSTARGIDGILDWTLKQPGHEDIRSVNAVVGETNDGGLNDIRARVVTAADVVRAIETATPGPVEQGAVGAGTGTIAFGFKGGIGTSSRKLPASLGGFTVGVLVQSNFGGVLSMDGTPIGVPLGRYYLRQEIEAERADGSIMIVVATDAPLSDRNLERLADRAFAGLARTGAAFSNGSGDYAIAFSTHEGVRRTPERRAGQATVADWPNDRMSPLFVAVVEATEEAILNSLLKAETTTSIIGGQTVTVEALDVEAVKGLLAAGR; the protein is encoded by the coding sequence ATGCCCCGCCGACACTCCCTGCCGACCGCCCTGGCCCTGTCGGGGATCCTGGCCGCCAGTCTGGCGACGGGGCCGGTCGCGGCTGAACCGGATCAGGCCCGGCCGACGATCCGCGACCTGGGTCGGGCGCCCGGCGTCCTGTCGCCGGGGCCGCTGAACGCCATCACCGACGTGGCGGGGGTGCGTGTGGGGCAGGTGACGCTGCGGTCGGGCGACAGCGTCCGCACCGGGGTGACGGCGATCCTGCCGCACGGCGGCGACCTGTTCCGCGACAAGGTTCCGGCGGGGCTGTCGGTGGCCAACGGCTTCGGCAAGCTGGCCGGGGCTACTCAGGTGCAGGAGCTGGGTGAGATCGAGACGCCCGTCGTCCTGACCAATACCCTGTCGACAGCGCGAGGGATCGACGGAATCCTCGACTGGACACTGAAGCAACCGGGGCACGAGGACATCCGCTCGGTCAACGCCGTGGTGGGCGAGACGAACGACGGCGGGCTGAACGACATCCGCGCGCGCGTCGTCACCGCCGCCGACGTGGTGCGAGCCATCGAGACGGCGACGCCGGGCCCGGTCGAGCAGGGCGCGGTCGGCGCCGGAACCGGCACCATCGCCTTCGGCTTCAAGGGCGGCATCGGCACCAGTTCGCGCAAGCTGCCCGCCAGCCTCGGCGGTTTCACCGTGGGCGTGCTGGTGCAGTCGAACTTCGGCGGGGTGCTGAGCATGGACGGCACGCCGATCGGGGTGCCCCTGGGCCGCTACTACCTGCGTCAGGAGATCGAGGCCGAGCGCGCCGACGGCTCGATCATGATCGTGGTGGCGACCGATGCGCCCCTATCGGATCGCAATCTGGAGCGGCTGGCCGACCGCGCCTTCGCCGGTCTGGCGCGGACGGGGGCGGCCTTCTCCAACGGGTCGGGCGACTACGCCATCGCCTTCTCCACCCATGAGGGTGTGCGGCGGACGCCGGAACGGCGGGCGGGTCAGGCGACAGTGGCCGATTGGCCCAATGACCGGATGTCGCCCCTGTTCGTCGCCGTGGTGGAAGCGACCGAGGAGGCCATCCTCAACTCCCTGCTCAAGGCCGAGACCACGACCTCGATCATCGGCGGCCAGACGGTGACGGTCGAGGCCCTGGACGTCGAGGCGGTGAAGGGGCTGTTGGCGGCGGGACGCTAG
- a CDS encoding response regulator, producing MSALNSLDILLADDNPNMRAIVSAMLKSIGVGRVREVEDGSAALEALRVRPADLAIVDFRMLPVNGVTFTQMIRKAEDSPNPYLPIIMMTGHSEKRHVTEARDAGVTEFVTKPVNAPALLARIEAVIMRPRAFIRGGDYFGPDRRRTQREHYAGPFRRADDAVID from the coding sequence ATGTCCGCCCTGAACTCGCTCGACATCCTCCTCGCCGACGACAATCCGAACATGCGGGCCATCGTATCGGCCATGCTCAAGTCCATCGGCGTGGGCCGTGTGCGCGAGGTCGAGGACGGTTCAGCCGCCCTGGAGGCGTTGAGGGTTCGCCCCGCCGACCTGGCCATCGTGGATTTCCGCATGCTGCCGGTGAACGGCGTGACCTTCACCCAGATGATCCGCAAGGCGGAGGACAGCCCCAACCCCTACCTGCCCATCATCATGATGACCGGCCATTCCGAGAAGCGGCACGTGACCGAGGCGCGCGACGCCGGCGTGACCGAGTTCGTCACCAAGCCGGTGAACGCCCCGGCGCTTCTGGCTCGCATAGAGGCGGTGATCATGCGTCCCCGCGCCTTCATCCGGGGCGGCGACTATTTCGGCCCGGATCGACGTCGCACGCAGCGCGAACACTACGCCGGCCCGTTCCGACGCGCCGACGACGCCGTGATCGACTAG
- a CDS encoding DUF2093 domain-containing protein gives MTTPASPPVSPSPATLHYGDGEFAVLRPGAYVTCAVSGVPIPLAALRYWSVERQEAYASPLEFMAAARDA, from the coding sequence ATGACGACGCCTGCTTCGCCTCCCGTTTCGCCCTCGCCCGCCACCCTGCATTACGGCGACGGCGAGTTCGCTGTCCTGCGCCCGGGCGCCTATGTGACCTGCGCGGTCAGCGGCGTGCCCATTCCGCTGGCGGCCCTGCGCTACTGGTCAGTGGAACGGCAAGAGGCCTACGCCAGCCCTCTGGAGTTCATGGCCGCCGCCCGCGACGCCTGA
- a CDS encoding lysophospholipid acyltransferase family protein, protein MPGERENKVSFLQDLNWRLEAVAFKVLFAFLRALGVEGASGFGGKLLRWLGPLTGTHKTVTRNLRIAFPDMDPAVRERLAVDQWEQTGRTFAELAVMDRLTPESGRIDIVGLERLHAVRDSGKPVVLISGHLANFEVMAAVIMAAGVPCQVTYRAANNPYVDALIRQSRERYGIKLFAPKGDGTRELMAGMKRGESIALLVDQKYSQGPEVEFFDQPVNASPGAARLALKFGTVIQPLSVVRLPGVRFRVTAHEPITVPDTGDKAADVVAGVQAVNRFVEERVREHPVDWFWVHKRWPPKVYEALKAS, encoded by the coding sequence TTGCCTGGTGAGCGTGAAAACAAGGTCTCCTTCCTGCAGGACCTGAACTGGCGGCTGGAAGCCGTGGCTTTCAAGGTCCTGTTCGCCTTCCTGCGCGCGCTGGGCGTCGAGGGGGCCTCCGGTTTCGGCGGCAAGCTGCTGCGCTGGCTCGGGCCGCTGACCGGCACGCACAAGACAGTGACGCGCAACCTGCGCATCGCCTTCCCCGACATGGACCCCGCCGTGCGCGAGCGGCTGGCCGTTGACCAGTGGGAGCAGACCGGTCGCACCTTCGCCGAACTGGCGGTCATGGATCGCCTGACGCCGGAGAGCGGACGCATCGACATCGTGGGGCTGGAGCGGCTGCACGCCGTGCGCGACAGCGGCAAGCCGGTGGTCCTGATCTCGGGCCATCTGGCCAATTTCGAGGTCATGGCGGCGGTCATCATGGCGGCGGGCGTGCCGTGCCAGGTCACCTATCGCGCGGCCAACAACCCCTATGTCGACGCCCTGATCCGCCAGAGCCGCGAGCGTTACGGCATCAAGCTGTTCGCCCCCAAGGGCGACGGCACGCGTGAGCTGATGGCGGGGATGAAGCGCGGCGAGTCCATCGCCCTGCTGGTCGATCAGAAATACAGCCAGGGCCCCGAGGTCGAGTTCTTCGACCAGCCGGTCAACGCCTCGCCGGGCGCGGCAAGGCTGGCGCTGAAGTTCGGCACGGTGATCCAGCCGCTGTCAGTGGTGCGCCTGCCCGGCGTGCGTTTCCGCGTCACCGCGCATGAACCGATCACCGTACCGGATACCGGCGACAAGGCGGCCGACGTCGTGGCGGGCGTCCAGGCGGTCAACCGCTTCGTCGAGGAACGGGTGCGCGAGCATCCGGTGGACTGGTTCTGGGTCCACAAGCGCTGGCCGCCCAAGGTCTATGAGGCGCTGAAGGCTTCCTAG
- the xseA gene encoding exodeoxyribonuclease VII large subunit: MISDDDYAFEGPAEAPAAARDNNPPLSISELSFALKRTLEDRFGHVRLRGEISKVNRHASGHVYLTLKDDKAAIDGVIWKGVVKGLGAQPESGLEVIVTGKITSYPARSSYQIVIESMEPAGAGALLAQLERLKARLRDEGLFEPGRKKPLPTFPATIGVITSPTGAVIRDILHRIAERWPCRVIVWPVVVQGDAASGQVANAIRGFDAMRPDGPIPRPDLLIVARGGGSVEDLWCFNDEALARTVAEARIPIISAVGHETDTTLIDFVSDRRAPTPTGAAEIATPVLADLRWALTDLEGRLARAGSRLLEDRRTRLRAAARGLPARPEDLLALPQQRLDHAASRLGSGLHRNVAVHERQLAVVGGRLSKGLLDRAIERRGDRLAAYADRFCPAMKRRLDRDETRLAALSRALATLDPKRPKPGFARIEDEAGAMIASAAALSPGQAVRIVFGDGAKGATIDGEGATPRSAPITPPPPKPASRPKAPPPGQGDLF; this comes from the coding sequence ATGATCTCCGACGACGACTATGCTTTTGAAGGCCCTGCCGAGGCGCCGGCCGCCGCGCGCGACAACAACCCGCCCCTGTCGATCTCGGAGCTCAGCTTCGCGCTGAAGCGGACGCTGGAGGATCGCTTCGGCCACGTTCGTTTGCGCGGCGAAATCTCCAAGGTGAACCGCCACGCCTCGGGCCACGTCTATCTGACGCTCAAGGACGACAAGGCGGCCATCGACGGCGTGATCTGGAAGGGCGTGGTCAAGGGCCTGGGCGCCCAGCCGGAAAGCGGGCTGGAAGTCATCGTCACCGGCAAGATCACCTCCTACCCGGCCCGGTCCTCCTATCAGATCGTCATCGAGAGCATGGAGCCGGCGGGCGCGGGCGCCCTGCTGGCCCAGCTGGAACGCTTGAAGGCGCGCCTGCGCGACGAGGGCCTGTTCGAGCCGGGCCGCAAGAAGCCCCTGCCGACCTTCCCCGCGACCATCGGCGTCATCACCAGCCCGACCGGGGCCGTGATCCGCGACATCCTGCACCGCATCGCCGAGCGCTGGCCGTGCCGCGTCATCGTCTGGCCCGTGGTGGTGCAGGGCGACGCCGCCAGCGGTCAGGTGGCCAACGCCATTCGCGGTTTCGACGCCATGAGGCCGGACGGGCCGATCCCCCGGCCCGATCTGCTGATCGTGGCGCGCGGCGGCGGCTCGGTCGAGGACCTGTGGTGCTTCAACGACGAAGCCCTGGCCCGCACCGTGGCCGAGGCCCGCATCCCCATCATCTCGGCCGTGGGGCACGAGACCGACACCACCCTGATCGACTTCGTCTCCGACCGCCGCGCCCCAACCCCGACCGGCGCCGCCGAGATCGCCACCCCGGTCCTGGCCGACCTGCGCTGGGCCCTGACCGATCTGGAGGGCCGTCTGGCGCGGGCCGGTTCACGCCTGCTGGAGGACCGCCGCACCCGCCTGCGCGCCGCCGCGCGCGGCCTGCCCGCCCGGCCCGAGGACCTGCTGGCCCTGCCGCAGCAACGTCTGGACCATGCCGCCAGCCGTCTAGGCTCAGGCCTGCACCGCAACGTCGCCGTGCACGAGCGCCAGCTGGCCGTGGTCGGCGGGCGTCTGTCCAAGGGTCTGCTGGACCGGGCCATCGAACGACGCGGCGACCGTCTGGCGGCCTATGCCGACCGTTTCTGCCCGGCGATGAAGCGGCGGCTGGATCGCGACGAGACCCGGCTGGCCGCCCTGTCACGGGCCCTGGCCACGCTGGACCCCAAACGGCCCAAGCCCGGCTTCGCCCGCATCGAGGATGAGGCCGGCGCCATGATCGCCTCGGCCGCCGCCCTGTCGCCGGGGCAGGCGGTGCGGATCGTCTTCGGCGACGGGGCCAAGGGCGCGACCATCGACGGCGAGGGGGCGACGCCTCGTTCGGCTCCGATCACGCCGCCCCCGCCCAAGCCGGCGTCGCGCCCGAAGGCGCCGCCTCCGGGCCAGGGCGACCTGTTCTGA